ATATCAGATATACATGTTGTCTTTCGACAtccaatatatatttgataaaatattattgtcctcataattctcactatcatagaataattgatttacctTTGATAAAATCCTTAAGTTCTGATGACTAATGGGTATCAATTAATCCATTTTTTATCATAGGCATCTATTAGTAtggataattgataatttttatatgcatgtaaacatcattcatagttcggccactttggtgactaacaaactattatttttattttatgttaatttggccactttggtgactagcaaattaaaacaaatatcataaggcatgcatataaattatgtatcttaataaacctaatatttgttcatttattaggtttaattacaaatcttaattagatttggtagaaaatatatatatatatatatttttttttttcttttaatttctttcttttgagaaaatatgatctcaaatttaaatctctTATTAACACGATTTGTCATCGTGTTAATAATCCTCATGCCCAAAACTTAATTgggtcaaattttaataataatattattataattattttaatcattaaCATTAATTATAAAACTTTCACGATCTACACTTTAATTCTACCCATATCTAATAACAAGTAAGAACTTTAACATTATGTTCATCATCATAAATTTGATGGAGAAATTTAATTGTTCAAAACCtagggctctgataccacatgtaAAATAAATCTGAATAGATCATAACAATCATAAACATAATGTGAATCATAAGCATAAAATTCAACCATCACCCTAATAATAGAATTTGAACAAATAAATTATCACAAATCTAGAAAATATACCTGATGCGGAGTTTAATTGAGCCATGCTAATAATTGAGAGAGATAATTTGATTTAATAAATTGATTTCTACCTCTTGACCCTTATTTATTCACACACAAGAATTTAGCGATTGAAGACTTTCTTGAGATCACCCTATTATCTTTTactttatgaaagagaatgtgcgtgaccttatgggtagagagaggaccggcttatatataaataaataaatatatatatatatatatattcttatataattagaattatgatttattttaactagAGTAATCATTGTACAATtaggatttgtattaattaaaataaatatcaattaatattaaattatattaaagaaattaattttaatttatatgtaATATTAATTACTGGACAAAATCTTACAAAAGGAAAAGGACCTTCCTAAGAAAAGAACAAGAGAAGGTAGGGCCTTGGATTCGTTGAGTATTGGCGTGGAGTCCCTCTCTTTTGCCAAAATAATCGATGGGCCGTGACATATATTCAGAGTTTCGAACCCATTTGAACCAAAGAGAAAACCAATATCCATCCAATTCCATTTCCACCGCCCACCCACCACCGGCTTCACTTTCAGACATAACAGAATTCTAGTGAAGTAGACGCGAAGCAACGAATTCGATGCTCCCTCCCAATGATCTTTGTTATATACCTTAACTAGAATCAGTCCTTTTTACTTGTAAGTTGTAACcaccctctctctttctctctctctctctctttcaaaTCCAGATAAAAAGGACCTTCTTATTGTTACCACCTTTGCCTCACCCCTCTCTTttcaaacaaagaaaaaaaaaatcatggatAGTGCTGAAGAGGGAGTAGTCGTTATCAAGAAGGCAGAGATCGATACTCGAGCGCCTTTCCAGTCGGTTAGAGAGGCTGTTATATTGTTCGGCGAGAAAGTTTTGGCTGGCGAGCTCTATTCTAACAAGCTCAAAGAGGTTCCTCCCTTGATTTACTTTGCTCCACCTAGTTACATCTCTACATATCTTTCTAGTTTGTGAATTTGATCATAACTGACTTCCCTTATTAGTTTTATTCTTTAAAATCGCATTGTCCATTCTAGGAAGACAAATGCAAGTGCAAGATTAATTAATGTCTTTAACAAGAATGGAGATTAGATTATTAGATTCATGGCTCTCCATATCTAGCATTTGTATCCACTTTTCATATTAATTGCATTAGTTCCTTCAGGATCCTAACAGTTTTTGATATATACTGCCACTAAGCTGAGTCGTAATAGGTAATTGCATGTTGGGAATTGCTTGTGTCAGAATAAAAAATTTTCTTAAGGGTTTTAAGAATCTATATGTATCTTGGCTTTAATGAGGAAGATGAAAACTCATCTTGCATGCACACCCCACATGAAATCTGTCAGAGACTACTTTGGGCGTTTGGAGAGGATGGTAAGCAAGTAGTTTTCTCATGCAAGcgatcttaaatttttatttaatattgcaTTAGTAAATTCTTTTGTATTTGCTTGTATTTAGATGCATGTTGGAGGAATGGAAAATGGGAAGATTTCTTCCAAGCTTGGAACTGTGACAGCAGAGCTAGAAGAGACAAAACAGAGCCTTGAAAAAGCTAAAGAAGAAAGTATGATAATGGCAAATTGTCTTTCTTCTCTTAAGGAAGAGCTTGAAAGAACAAAGCGAGAACTCAAACAATTGAAGGTACATGAAGCAGAAATGGAGCCTGAAATTGAACATGTGAAGGTTGTTGAAGATTCAACAAAGTTTGAAGTGAAAATTCAatctaaagaagaagaagaagaagaagaagggattGACTTCCAAAAGAAGAGATATGTAACTTTCGCAAATCCTCCTTCCCTAGCCCATGTCATAATTCCAGCGCTTGAGAGACACCCTTCTcttagaaagaagaacaagaaaaagGCATTGATCCCTTTAATAGGAGGGATTTTCTCCAAGAAAAAAGCAAGCCAAAAACTCACTTCACCATGAATTCCATCACATCTTCAAGATCCAACAATGGAATTAATCTACGGATATGACATAtagctccttttttttttccttacttTTTGCCAGTTCTTTGTGTAATTCTACCAAAACTGGGCTTGGAATATTGAGATACTGTTGTAATTGGGATAATGTTGCACTGTGAAGAAATTATGTAATAAGATAAAATCAGATTGGTTCCACATTCGACTATTGTGGGCCAGTGTCATCACTCTCTGTCTTCTTATCATTTTAAAACCCACATATTAGAGGCCTAACAACTCAACAGTCAGAGCAGGCAAGGGCCCATCTAACTATTGCAATATTTGCTCTTTAACTGCTAAGTTGACCCAAATGGACTCTCTTAATAACTGCAAGCAAGTTGAAACGCATTTTTTAGAAAGatgtaattttaaataatattttcaaaaaaatataaaagttttatttaactattttaaatttatgatgaaaatttgattaaaaattaatgTGTAGGTGGTTAAATCCAGACCTAATCATCATGTCCCACTCCCTTAGATAGTCAGATTGGAGGAGAAAGTACAAGACACAATTATACTCGTCTTAGCAAAAACATTTTCTAAGGCCCTCCACTCCTAATCATTATCATTTCTCAATTACTCTTCTCAATCTCATCATCATGTTTTGCTCCTTATAATATAATTTACTCTATATATAATTTCCATGGCCTTTTTATCTCCCAATTAGTTGTCTTTTGGCCATTTCTGTCATCTGTTCTTTTATCCTCCCTGGCATATGTATACGTTAAAAAACGAGCCAAGCTTTAGAATATCATAGGAGCCAAGATTGCAGCCAAATCTCCCACCCACTTACATTCAAAATCTTTAGAAAGACCGACAGCTGCAAACTCTGATCCATATTACCATCAAAATTAAGCTTATTTTACCTCCAAGAGGAGTGGCCAACCCAATTAATATATCCTGCTTATGCCTACAAGGAACCCCAGCAGGCCAACACTCCACGAACCCGCTGTAATAAACACTCTCTCTTCCTTTGGCACTAACTTTTTGAATGTTGAAGTGGCTTTGTTCGAAAGAATCACAAGCAGACAAGTCTCTGATCAGTTGTTCCTTAATTTCCCTCGTTTGAATCAATTCTTCTGCTGTGAGTCAACAATCACCTTTCCGATTTGAAATTAACCACAAACGAAACGATAATTCCCTTTTTGATGGAACCAGTAAGCTTAAACTACTTAACCCTTTTAGGCAATGGGGATACCAATCATGGGATTCCACTTATCCACAACTTGCTTACAAACCTCTGTTTCACTATTCATCGGATGATTCGTGTTCATGCAGtagtttttttttcctttaaccaTACTTTGTTTTTGCCAATGATAAGGTATTCTCATGATAGCTTTTAAGCAGAGGCTCTATCAATCTATAATCATCTTTAGTAATTAACCTTAAATCAAACAGCAAGTTATGGCCACCAGGTCTCCATTCACTCAAGAGTGAAGTAGTTTTTCCTAGACCTCTTTTAATTAGTTGAAGCTAATGAAGGAGCCCTAATAAACAAAGAGGTTTATGAAGACAAGTGAAGGCCAGACAAATGATTTAGGCACATGCACTTTTAAATTTTCGTCTGCAATATACTCCTTTGAGACATCGTGTCTTCCCAAAGGCAAATAGAATAAAATCTAGTCTTTTTATATGCTCACACCCAAACGACATGCATGATAGCATTACACTTCCCGAAGGGTATTTGGCAAGCCTAGAGGGAAGAAAGATATTATATTGCAATGCTGCACCTACGCAGTCCTCAAAGAGAGAGCTTTATTACAGAAAATAAGATCACCAACTAGTAGTAGTGAACCCCTTAGTGAACATCATCAACTTGATCATCATCAACCTACCACTACTGCTACTATCTTTTCCGAGTTAAACTTTTCTGCAATGAAGCTTCTCAATCGCTTTCGTAAAATTCTCATGCGAATCTTGTTTTCTCTCCCTTCTCATCATTCTCATGGCTCTTCTGCTGGTACTACTACAACTAATGCTACCACATTCGAGCAAAGAAGCTGTTGTGAGAGATTTGATCCTCCAAAGACTTCATGCAGCTCTTACTACTCCTCCCACTTGCACTACAGTGAGGCTATAGACGATTGCATTGAGTTCTTGAATAAGTCTTCTCAGGAGGGGATTTTAGATGGTAGAAAATCTAATGTCTTGGTTTGATATATGCTTACTTAATGTGTGGCAATGGGGTTTCATTTATTTGGTGCTGCTTTGATTTTAACTTTttgatgaatttcaagaatttcttgtttTGAAAAATTGCATTCATTTATGTAAATCATTTTGCTGGCCAATTTTAAACTTCTTTTAGGTaaaaagtaaaaatttaatttttaaacgttaattttcatttaaatgcCTTAAATAACCCAAACAAAAAAGAAGAAAGCCTAGCCCAATAGACTATCGTGGTTTTCAATTCATGCACAGCCTCAGAAGGCACGTGCAATGCATGCGCCAGTAGGAAGCAGCCTCAATGGGCTAGGCTTTAtgcattgatttttattttcttctcaaTTCTCTTTAAACCCATACGAAAAGGACAATAGATAAAAATTAGTTTGACAAGTCTTGGGCCTACTGATAGATAGCGGCTAGGCCTTTTTTCTGTGTAGctgtaatatataaaataatgcaGAGTGATattatgagatttttttttttaaagagtgTTGTggcaaaataatatatttaaatatagattaattattttaaagtttttgaaattttttgttaattaaaaatattctatatattttacaaaatatcTCCAAATATTAGAACTATTTATAAATGAGTATatgtttataatttataaatatataaggattaatttataaaattaaaaataattatatttattatatataaaaagtttgaaaattatacataaaattaataattatataatataaaaaaattttaaaatacaaatattatttatatgtaaaaaagcattaatatttatttacaaattaataaaattaatttatcggtttaataaaatattaaaatatgataactattattaatataaataaaagaaaaggtgaataaataattgttaaaataaattaataaacaaaataatgtaaaaaaaaaaaaaatctagtgtCATAATTTGATTGTCTTCTTTATGCTATAAGGTACAAAATACCATTTCACTTGTTGTATCAATGATATTCGATGTGATATTGTTGGTATATTcaaattatttatctattttatataattatttatttatatttttattcatttgcattaataatagttattataatttaatattttattaaattaataaattctaaataatatcaaattttgaaatatttataaaatatttaatataatactttcaCTATactatataataaatattaacaaACTTTTACATGTCTATTTTGCCCATAATTATGTGGGTGTGGGTAAATAGATATATGTGCAATAATTAGCATGAGAAATGATTTTTGTGTGGGTGTGATTCACGTgagagaattaaaaaaaaaaagaaaaaaaaaaaactagatgtTAGTCCATTGCTAAGCGCCTTTTAAGACAGCttctagcttttttttttttttatcaactttagtaattattattttttattttttatttattaaatactagtgtaaatatttattaattctcTCTTCCTTTTATATCAGTAaactcacctttttttttttgataaatatTTATCAAGTCACTACTTTTTATAACTTTTTTATACCacacttattattttttttttttacaaaaaagcCCGATATTAtgcataaatgaatgaaatacgaTGGATTTATTTATTTGCATGTATGTGATTGAACTGAACCATTGTTATCTGATTTAGGATGGTTGTGTTAGGATCACCAACCGACCATCATGATTTTCTGGTTGACCAAACATGCATACAGGATAAATTATTCTAAATgtgtaggtttttttttttctctttatatagaaaaaaaaaatttaattacacaTTATATTGAAGTTAGAACCTGTAGAGTTGTTCTTATATACACTTAATTCAAGTGTGTATATATCtttctaatttattaattaaaagacAACGACCTGGATTGCGATGCATGGCCAAATCATCAACTTGTCAACGCGTCGCGTGCTCTCTTCAACCCGCGAATCTTACTTATGTTATGAGCTAATGCATTTCACAGCTCATGAGAGATTCGTTGGACTGTCAGTCTAGGCTAGCAAGTTTCTCATGCGTCAAAAATTATGCAACCACTctcttatattatatttattttcagtcatcttaataaaaatattatttatttatcgatgtacataaattaatttaaaaatattctgcaaaataaaaaaaaaataatttattacacCTTATTAGTAAATGGGTTTTCTcccaaatttaatttaattcaagggTTGAAAATTAACATGTAATATTATTTcaacataataaaaaattaaaattgctaaaaccCATTTTTTCTGTTACACAAATCATTTTATATTTTGCAATAAATGTGCATATGCTGAAGCATGTGTGTGCAATTATAATCTATCCACTACTGTATACAATGAAAATTGTCTTGTTGATTGGTCAAAGTCAAAAATTAACCcatcttttttctatttttactatTGTTTCAAAAGATTATTTCACATGGCCCTTCATCATTTGAATCGAGCACTTATAGAAAAGCCCTTTTATTATGTACAGTACACAGTTGGGAGGTGAGCACAGTGATGCGCTATCCGTTGACTGCACAGAAGCGCGATAACCGTTGATCTAGTTATGTAATTTTGATGGTTACCGCCACAAATGATCAAGACTCGAGAACACTGTAAATTACAACGAAACAAGGAAGAATAGCCCTTGGATTGAAAACAAACAGCTCCTCCAGATTGGAGTAAATCCCGGCGCAACCGGCTACAGAATCGTATGAGCCACCACCAGCTGACGCCGCAGTATCCTCTTCTGGCGGCGGCGCATCCTCCGCCACGCGCTTCACTCTCCCAGCAATCACCCGACACACCAGCATGGCCCTCCGTCCATCCGTACAACCGATGAGGGAGTCGTGGGCCATACCGCTGCTCGCCGTGGTGCGCACTCCTTTGCACTCCTTGCCTTGGAACCCGTGCCTGATGGTGGTGCATACACCGCAGCCCGGGATCGAGCCGCACAAGTTGGACGAGCCGCCAGCTCCCAGAGCGCACGTTAGACTGGTGCAGTGGAATCGGAGCAGCTCGTTTCCATCAGCTGCGCACCTGGGGTTCTTTTTAGTGCTATTCAGCGCACGCGTCTTTACTACATCTCTGCAATCCTCGAACCGTTGGATCGTCCGCTGAGTGTTGTGGACTTTTAATATCCGTTCGATCTTACAGATGGAGTTATCCTTTTTGAGCCAGCTTGATTTGAATATGATCTCCACAATGTTTCTACCCGAGTCATCTGGGCCCAGCTCTGATACTGCACCATtagaaactaaaattttaattttctttttcctgtaaaaattttaaaaaatgattcATTTATGGAAATATTTACTTCTATACTTGTCGGTGGGGTCAGCACCGTATCAATTTTAAAGTTACAGGCTGGGAGAGTATTGCGTCTATTCCAAAATGGCACGTCATGCCATTAAATTTTGGTCACCGAAGGACACTAAatggtaatatatatatatatatatatatatatatatatatatatatatatatatatgaggatGTGTATTACCCAGCTTAGTCCACTCAAATTCGAGTTGTGACTTCCCACTCTTTTActcatttaattaatatataaaatatgataattttgttattaaaatgatgatttattactgtttttattaataataattaatttatctaaaGTTCTGTACAGGATTGACAATAGCTGGGTTGTACTCTGTTCTAAAGCAAAATTTACGCAAAATAAAAGTGGTTTTTGTCTGAGCTTAAGGGAAATAAAGTTGCCAAAACACCAATTGCGAAAgtgatttgaatttaaaattcgAGGTCTAATTTAGAAATGATAATTGCTTGCATTGTTGGACCCTAACATACATGAGCATGTATTTTGATAAATTGATGGATAGGAGAGAGGAAATATTGGTAATAGAGTATACTAAGACTGAGATTTGAAGGTAAAAAGATGAATTCATACATAGGGTGGTATTGTAAAAACATGCATGAATCAGTGGAAGAAGAAAATTATATTGAAAGAAGGTAGATTTACCGGCATGGCGAACTTTTTGATGAAGCTCCAAGCTTTCAGTCTTGGGGAAGACCTCTCCACACTGGGAGCAGGTGGATATTGTAGTCCTTGGTGATGGGTACCTGAATTTTTAGCTCTAATGAATTTAGTCTTCTGTTCTCTGTTTGTCTATCCATTTTCTTTATCATTAAAAGAGAAATTGAGAGAAAAATAGAGATGAAAGAAAGAATGATACAATTATGAAAAATACCTGCTAGGGTCAACAATCATGTGACATTCATAACAGCCAGAAAGCTTCCTGAATTGCATGCCTCTTGAAGATGAGGTGTGGGTTGCGCCAGATTTGGATCTCCCTGAACTCCCCAGCGACCTAGTTGACGACCCATTAACAGCTTTTCGACTCAGTAGCCCAGTTTCTTGACCCACTGTGCTACTCTCGGGTGAGTTGTCAGCTCTGTGAACAACCCTTGTGTTTCCGTGAACAACATCTCTGAAACTGCATATAGAGCTGCAGGAAGAACCTAGCTTTGAGTATCCGTTAGGGTTCTTTGATGGGTCATGTACGCTTGACCCTTCGATCTGCTTACAGGTGAGTAAGTTCTTGATCTGGTCCCATGATGATTGTTGTTTTTGCTTTTGCTTTTGCTTTTGCAGCTTGCGCTTGCGGTTGGAAGGTTGTTGTCCCTGCTCTGAGTGATCTGGTAAGAAAGTGAGGAGAGCCATGAAAAGCAAACCAAGAAGATAAAGCTCTCTTTATCTCTCCtggagagggagagaagagaaagATAAGAGACAGCTTTTGAAAGAATAAGAGTTGTGTAATGGGTGAGGGATCCGAGAAGGGTAATAAGGAGAGGAAACCGAGAGAAAGAGTGAGTTGTGGTGGGTCTATCGTTGTTTATTATTCCATTTATCTCTCTCTACTTTTGGATTAACTCTTGCGTTTGCTTTTGCTCGTGTTCAAGGGAGTGTAAGTGTAGTCCCTACACTTGATGGGTTTGACCCTTAAGGGACTGGGTCAAATGAACAACAGAGCTCGCCATGTGGTCGAGGATTATGACCATTTCAGTTCTGTAACCCGCCGGTGCAGATAAGATGAACATGTCATTGTTAGGACGGCTAAGTGTTAACTATATGTTGACTAACTAACAAAAAAGACATGTTTGTGTTCTGCCATTGTCGGAATTATTAGCTTATTCTTTTCTTTCTGTCTTTTTTCCAAATAATTATGATTTTTTTGACAAAATATTTCTTGATATAATTTATATGGACGTTGTTTTGGATGGTCTAAATAAAGAGTCGTGAAATAACTCAAGTTGATAATTGCTAATTGATTAGCTAGCGTGCTCAGATGCCTCCATTTGGATCTGGGAGAGCCAAAGAAAAAATATTGAATACATAGATTATCAAAGAATAACCTTCCAATATCGTAAAAATAAAATCTTGATGGAGCCAAGAAATAACTGTTATCCAATAGAAAATTAACTTCAAGATTATAATAGATGGACGTTAATGTTTTATACTTTCATATTCATCGTCGAGCTCAAATTTAAATAGAAgtcggtaaaaaaaaaaaaaatcataaatgaaGGAGCTGACCCATGAAACTAGCCACTTAACTAGGATGTATTGACTTGCTGGAAAAATATTAGTTTACATGGAGAGGAATATTTTCGCCCCAGTAAAGAGCTGCGTGGAACAGTTTCCTAAGCTAATCACATGAGACGGGATTAATAGTCTTACAAAGTTAATTAATGCCATTTATACGAACTTGCTAATACTGAA
This is a stretch of genomic DNA from Hevea brasiliensis isolate MT/VB/25A 57/8 chromosome 12, ASM3005281v1, whole genome shotgun sequence. It encodes these proteins:
- the LOC110666586 gene encoding WEB family protein At1g75720-like isoform X1, with the translated sequence MDSAEEGVVVIKKAEIDTRAPFQSVREAVILFGEKVLAGELYSNKLKEMHVGGMENGKISSKLGTVTAELEETKQSLEKAKEESMIMANCLSSLKEELERTKRELKQLKVHEAEMEPEIEHVKVVEDSTKFEVKIQSKEEEEEEEGIDFQKKRYVTFANPPSLAHVIIPALERHPSLRKKNKKKALIPLIGGIFSKKKASQKLTSP
- the LOC110666586 gene encoding WEB family protein At1g75720-like isoform X2, with amino-acid sequence MRKMKTHLACTPHMKSVRDYFGRLERMMHVGGMENGKISSKLGTVTAELEETKQSLEKAKEESMIMANCLSSLKEELERTKRELKQLKVHEAEMEPEIEHVKVVEDSTKFEVKIQSKEEEEEEEGIDFQKKRYVTFANPPSLAHVIIPALERHPSLRKKNKKKALIPLIGGIFSKKKASQKLTSP
- the LOC110666452 gene encoding uncharacterized protein LOC110666452, producing the protein MALLTFLPDHSEQGQQPSNRKRKLQKQKQKQKQQSSWDQIKNLLTCKQIEGSSVHDPSKNPNGYSKLGSSCSSICSFRDVVHGNTRVVHRADNSPESSTVGQETGLLSRKAVNGSSTRSLGSSGRSKSGATHTSSSRGMQFRKLSGCYECHMIVDPSRYPSPRTTISTCSQCGEVFPKTESLELHQKVRHAVSELGPDDSGRNIVEIIFKSSWLKKDNSICKIERILKVHNTQRTIQRFEDCRDVVKTRALNSTKKNPRCAADGNELLRFHCTSLTCALGAGGSSNLCGSIPGCGVCTTIRHGFQGKECKGVRTTASSGMAHDSLIGCTDGRRAMLVCRVIAGRVKRVAEDAPPPEEDTAASAGGGSYDSVAGCAGIYSNLEELFVFNPRAILPCFVVIYSVLES